In Escherichia ruysiae, a genomic segment contains:
- a CDS encoding DUF1328 domain-containing protein, giving the protein MFRWGIIFLVIALIAAALGFGGLAGTAAGAAKIVFVVGIILFLVSLFMGRKRP; this is encoded by the coding sequence ATGTTTCGTTGGGGCATCATATTTCTGGTTATCGCGTTAATCGCCGCCGCTCTTGGGTTTGGTGGTCTGGCCGGTACTGCAGCGGGTGCTGCAAAAATTGTCTTTGTCGTCGGGATTATTCTGTTCCTGGTGAGTTTGTTCATGGGCCGAAAACGACCCTAG
- the rimI gene encoding ribosomal protein S18-alanine N-acetyltransferase, whose amino-acid sequence MNTISSLETTDLPAAFHIEQRAHAFPWSEKTFASNQGERYLNFQLTQDGKMAAFAITQVVLDEATLFNIAVDPDYQRQGLGRALLEHLIDELEKRGVATLWLEVRASNAAAIALYESLGFNEATIRRNYYPTTDGREDAIIMALPISM is encoded by the coding sequence ATGAACACGATTTCTTCCCTCGAAACGACTGATTTACCTGCGGCTTTCCACATTGAACAACGCGCCCACGCCTTTCCGTGGAGTGAAAAAACCTTTGCCAGCAACCAGGGCGAACGCTATCTCAACTTTCAGTTGACACAAGACGGCAAAATGGCTGCGTTTGCGATTACGCAAGTGGTGCTGGATGAAGCTACATTGTTCAATATTGCGGTCGATCCCGACTATCAGCGTCAGGGACTGGGAAGGGCGTTGCTGGAACATCTGATCGACGAGCTGGAAAAACGCGGCGTGGCGACGCTATGGCTGGAAGTCCGCGCCTCTAACGCCGCCGCCATTGCTCTGTACGAAAGTTTAGGCTTTAACGAGGCGACAATTCGCCGCAATTACTACCCCACCACGGACGGTCGCGAAGACGCCATCATCATGGCGTTGCCAATCAGTATGTAA
- the prfC gene encoding peptide chain release factor 3, with protein sequence MTLSPYLQEVAKRRTFAIISHPDAGKTTITEKVLLFGQAIQTAGTVKGRGSNQHAKSDWMEMEKQRGISITTSVMQFPYHDCLVNLLDTPGHEDFSEDTYRTLTAVDCCLMVIDAAKGVEDRTRKLMEVTRLRDTPILTFMNKLDRDIRDPMELLDEVENELKIGCAPITWPIGCGKLFKGVYHLYKDETYLYQSGKGHTIQEVRIVKGLNNPDLDAAVGEDLAQQLRDELELVKGASNEFDKELFLAGEITPVFFGTALGNFGVDHMLDGLVEWAPAPMPRQTDTRTVEASEDKFTGFVFKIQANMDPKHRDRVAFMRVVSGKYEKGMKLRQVRTAKDVVISDALTFMAGDRSHVEEAYPGDILGLHNHGTIQIGDTFTQGEMMKFTGIPNFAPELFRRIRLKDPLKQKQLLKGLVQLSEEGAVQVFRPISNNDLIVGAVGVLQFDVVVSRLKSEYNVEAVYESVNVATARWVECADAKKFEEFKRKNEGQLALDGGDNLAYIATSMVNLRLAQERYPDVQFHQTREH encoded by the coding sequence ATGACGTTGTCTCCTTATTTGCAAGAGGTGGCGAAGCGCCGCACCTTTGCCATAATTTCTCACCCGGACGCCGGTAAAACCACCATCACCGAGAAGGTGCTGCTGTTCGGACAGGCCATTCAGACCGCCGGTACAGTAAAAGGCCGTGGTTCCAACCAGCACGCCAAGTCGGACTGGATGGAGATGGAAAAGCAGCGTGGGATCTCCATTACCACGTCTGTGATGCAGTTTCCGTATCACGACTGCCTGGTTAACCTGCTTGACACCCCGGGGCACGAAGACTTCTCGGAAGATACCTATCGTACCCTGACGGCGGTGGACTGCTGCCTGATGGTTATCGACGCTGCAAAAGGTGTTGAAGATCGTACCCGCAAGCTGATGGAAGTTACCCGTCTGCGCGATACGCCGATCCTCACCTTTATGAACAAACTTGACCGTGATATCCGCGACCCGATGGAATTGCTCGATGAAGTTGAGAACGAGCTGAAAATCGGCTGTGCGCCGATCACCTGGCCGATTGGCTGCGGCAAGCTGTTTAAAGGCGTTTATCACCTGTATAAAGATGAAACCTATCTCTACCAGAGCGGTAAAGGTCACACCATTCAGGAAGTGCGTATCGTTAAAGGGCTGAACAACCCGGATCTCGACGCTGCGGTCGGTGAAGATCTGGCACAGCAACTGCGTGACGAACTGGAACTGGTGAAAGGCGCCTCTAACGAGTTCGACAAAGAATTGTTCCTTGCGGGCGAAATTACTCCGGTATTCTTCGGTACTGCGCTGGGTAACTTCGGCGTCGATCATATGCTGGATGGTCTGGTGGAGTGGGCGCCTGCACCGATGCCGCGTCAGACTGACACCCGTACCGTAGAAGCGAGCGAAGACAAATTTACCGGCTTCGTATTTAAAATTCAGGCCAACATGGACCCGAAACACCGTGACCGTGTGGCGTTTATGCGCGTGGTATCCGGTAAATATGAAAAAGGCATGAAGCTGCGCCAGGTGCGCACCGCGAAAGATGTGGTGATCTCCGACGCGCTGACCTTTATGGCGGGTGACCGTTCGCACGTTGAAGAGGCTTATCCGGGCGATATCCTCGGTCTGCACAACCACGGCACCATTCAGATCGGCGACACCTTTACCCAGGGTGAGATGATGAAGTTCACTGGTATTCCGAACTTCGCACCGGAACTGTTCCGTCGTATACGTCTGAAAGATCCGCTGAAGCAAAAACAGCTGCTCAAAGGGCTGGTACAGCTTTCTGAAGAGGGCGCAGTGCAAGTGTTCCGTCCGATCTCCAATAACGACCTGATCGTCGGTGCGGTTGGTGTGCTGCAGTTTGATGTGGTGGTATCGCGCCTGAAAAGCGAATACAACGTTGAAGCAGTGTATGAGTCAGTCAACGTTGCCACCGCCCGCTGGGTAGAATGCGCGGACGCAAAGAAATTCGAAGAGTTCAAGCGTAAGAACGAAGGTCAACTGGCGCTCGATGGCGGCGATAACCTCGCTTACATCGCCACCAGCATGGTTAACCTACGCTTAGCGCAAGAGCGTTATCCGGACGTTCAATTCCACCAGACCCGCGAGCATTAA
- the rsmC gene encoding 16S rRNA (guanine(1207)-N(2))-methyltransferase RsmC gives MSAFTPASEVLLRHSDDFEQSRILFAGDLQDDLPARLDTATSRAHTQQFHHWQVLSRQMGDNARFSLVATADDVADCDTLIYYWPKNKPEAQFQLMNLLSLLPVGTDIFVVGENRSGVRSAEQMLADYAPLNKVDSARRCGLYFGRLEKQPVFDADKFWGEYNVDGLTVKTLPGVFSRDGLDVGSQLLLSTLTPHTKGKVLDVGCGAGVLSVAFARHSPKIRLTLCDVSAPAVEASRATLAANGVEGEVFASNVFSEVKGRFDMIISNPPFHDGMQTSLDAAQTLIRGAVRHLNSGGELRIVANAFLPYPDVLDETFGFHEVIAQTGRFKVYRAIMTRQAKKG, from the coding sequence ATGTCTGCATTTACCCCGGCAAGTGAAGTCTTGCTGCGCCACAGTGATGATTTCGAACAAAGCCGTATTCTGTTTGCCGGTGACTTACAGGATGACCTGCCCGCGCGTTTAGATACCGCGACCAGTCGTGCTCATACCCAGCAATTCCACCACTGGCAGGTGTTAAGCCGCCAGATGGGTGATAACGCCCGTTTTAGTCTGGTTGCAACGGCGGACGACGTCGCAGATTGCGATACGCTGATTTACTACTGGCCGAAGAACAAACCGGAAGCTCAGTTCCAGTTGATGAATTTACTTTCTCTGCTGCCAGTGGGCACTGACATTTTCGTCGTTGGCGAAAACCGTAGCGGCGTGCGCAGCGCCGAGCAGATGCTGGCAGATTATGCGCCGTTGAATAAAGTCGACAGCGCCCGTCGCTGCGGCCTCTATTTTGGTCGTCTGGAAAAGCAGCCAGTGTTCGATGCGGATAAATTCTGGGGCGAATATAACGTAGATGGACTGACGGTCAAAACGCTGCCTGGCGTGTTTAGCCGCGACGGTCTGGATGTCGGCAGCCAGCTGCTGCTCTCGACATTAACCCCGCACACAAAAGGCAAAGTGCTGGATGTCGGCTGCGGTGCAGGTGTGCTTTCAGTTGCGTTTGCGCGCCACTCGCCGAAGATTCGTCTCACTCTGTGCGATGTCTCTGCCCCGGCGGTAGAAGCCAGCCGTGCGACGCTTGCGGCCAACGGTGTTGAAGGTGAAGTCTTTGCCAGTAACGTCTTTTCCGAAGTGAAAGGTCGTTTTGATATGATCATCTCCAACCCGCCGTTCCATGATGGGATGCAAACCAGCCTGGATGCAGCACAAACGCTGATTCGCGGCGCGGTGCGTCATCTTAACAGCGGCGGCGAGTTACGAATTGTGGCGAACGCCTTCCTGCCTTACCCGGACGTGCTGGATGAGACATTTGGCTTCCACGAAGTCATTGCGCAAACCGGGCGTTTCAAGGTATATCGCGCGATTATGACCCGCCAGGCGAAGAAAGGTTAA
- the holD gene encoding DNA polymerase III subunit psi, whose amino-acid sequence MTSRRDWQLQQLGITQWSLRRPGALQGEIAIAIPAHVRLVMVANDLPALTDPLVSDVLRALTVSPDQVLQLTPDRIAMLPQGSRCNSWRLGTDEPLSLEGAQVTSPALTELRANPTARAALWQQICTYEHDFFPRND is encoded by the coding sequence ATGACATCCCGACGAGACTGGCAGTTACAGCAGCTGGGCATTACCCAGTGGTCGCTGCGTCGCCCTGGCGCGTTGCAGGGGGAGATTGCCATTGCGATCCCGGCACACGTCCGTCTGGTGATGGTGGCAAACGATCTTCCCGCCCTGACCGATCCTCTGGTGAGCGATGTTCTGCGCGCATTAACCGTCAGCCCCGATCAGGTGCTGCAACTGACGCCAGATAGGATCGCGATGCTGCCGCAAGGCAGTCGATGCAACAGTTGGCGGTTGGGTACTGACGAACCGCTGTCACTGGAGGGCGCTCAGGTGACATCACCGGCGCTCACCGAATTACGGGCAAACCCAACGGCACGCGCCGCGTTATGGCAACAAATTTGCACATATGAACACGATTTCTTCCCTCGAAACGACTGA
- a CDS encoding threonine/serine exporter family protein, giving the protein MQTEQQRAVTRLCIQCGLFLLQHGAESALVDELSSRLGRALGMDCVESSISSNAIVLTTIKDGQCLTSTRKNQDRGINMHVVTEVQHIVILAEHKLLDYKGVEKRFSQIHPLRYPRWLVALMVGLSCACFCKLNNGGWDGALITFFASMIAMYIRQLLAQRHLHPQINFCLTAFAATTISGLLLQLPTFSHTPTIAMAASVLLLVPGFPLINAVADMFKGHINTGLARWAIASLLTLATCVGVVMALTIWGLRGWV; this is encoded by the coding sequence ATGCAAACTGAGCAACAGCGAGCCGTAACACGGTTATGTATCCAGTGCGGATTATTTCTTTTGCAGCACGGGGCGGAAAGCGCACTGGTGGATGAGCTTTCTTCAAGACTTGGGCGCGCGCTGGGGATGGACTGCGTTGAAAGCTCCATCTCTTCCAACGCAATTGTGCTAACCACCATTAAAGATGGTCAATGTTTAACCTCGACACGTAAAAATCAGGATCGCGGCATTAATATGCATGTGGTTACTGAAGTACAACACATTGTGATTCTGGCGGAACACAAATTGCTGGATTACAAAGGTGTGGAGAAGCGTTTTAGCCAAATACATCCTCTGCGCTATCCGCGTTGGCTGGTAGCCTTGATGGTAGGACTTTCTTGCGCCTGTTTCTGCAAACTGAATAACGGTGGCTGGGACGGCGCGCTAATTACGTTCTTCGCCAGCATGATCGCTATGTACATCCGCCAGCTGCTGGCACAACGCCATCTTCACCCACAGATAAACTTTTGCCTCACTGCATTTGCCGCCACCACGATTTCCGGCCTCCTTTTACAACTTCCGACATTCAGTCATACGCCTACCATCGCGATGGCGGCCAGCGTTCTGTTGCTGGTGCCGGGCTTTCCGTTGATTAATGCCGTCGCCGATATGTTTAAAGGCCATATCAATACCGGGCTGGCACGCTGGGCAATTGCCAGCCTGTTGACGTTGGCTACCTGCGTTGGCGTGGTGATGGCACTCACGATTTGGGGGCTACGCGGATGGGTGTGA
- a CDS encoding helix-turn-helix domain-containing protein, which produces MLPGCCKNGIVISKIPVMQAGLKEVMRTHLPEYEITSSASAEELTLLQLRRAGLVVADLSGETEDPRSVCEHYYSLISQYREIHWVFMVSRAWYSPAVELLMCPTATLLSDIEPIENLVKTVRSGNAYADRISAMLTSPTMAETQDFRYRTVVLTLSERKVLRLLGKGWGINQIASLLKKSNKTISAQKNSAMRRLAIHSNAEMYAWINSAQGARELNLPSVYGDAAEWNTAELRREMSHS; this is translated from the coding sequence ATGTTGCCAGGATGCTGCAAAAATGGAATTGTTATCAGTAAAATACCCGTTATGCAGGCAGGATTAAAAGAGGTCATGAGGACCCATCTACCTGAATATGAAATAACGAGTAGCGCCTCTGCGGAGGAGTTAACCTTATTACAATTACGTCGTGCTGGGTTAGTGGTTGCCGATTTATCCGGCGAAACGGAAGACCCGCGTTCCGTTTGTGAACATTACTATTCATTGATCTCACAATACCGGGAAATACATTGGGTTTTCATGGTTTCGCGTGCCTGGTACTCCCCGGCAGTAGAACTGCTTATGTGTCCAACAGCGACGTTACTGTCGGATATTGAACCCATTGAGAATCTGGTTAAAACCGTTCGTTCCGGTAATGCGTATGCGGATCGTATCAGCGCGATGCTGACCTCTCCGACAATGGCTGAAACTCAGGATTTTAGATATCGCACCGTCGTTCTGACGCTTTCAGAGCGTAAGGTACTGCGGCTGTTAGGCAAAGGATGGGGCATCAACCAGATAGCTTCATTGCTCAAGAAAAGTAATAAAACTATCAGCGCACAAAAAAACAGTGCGATGCGTCGGCTGGCAATTCACAGCAATGCTGAGATGTATGCATGGATAAATAGCGCACAGGGTGCAAGAGAACTTAACTTGCCTTCTGTTTATGGAGATGCCGCAGAATGGAACACAGCCGAATTAAGAAGAGAAATGTCGCACTCGTAG
- the dnaT gene encoding primosomal protein DnaT, translating into MSSRVLTPDVVGIDALVHDHQTVLAKAEGGMVAVFANNAPAFYAVTPARLAELLALEEKLARPGSDIALDDQLYQEPQTAPVAVPMGKFAMYPDWRPDADFTRQAALWGVALREPATAEELASFIAYWQAEGKVFHHVQWQQKLARSLQIGRASNGGLAKRDVNTVSEPDSQIPPGFRG; encoded by the coding sequence ATGTCTTCCAGAGTTTTGACCCCGGACGTCGTTGGTATTGACGCCCTGGTACACGATCACCAGACCGTTCTGGCAAAAGCTGAAGGCGGAATGGTTGCCGTATTTGCTAACAACGCTCCGGCGTTTTATGCCGTCACGCCCGCGCGTCTTGCTGAACTGCTGGCGCTGGAAGAAAAGCTGGCACGTCCGGGAAGCGATATCGCTCTGGACGATCAACTCTATCAGGAACCGCAAACTGCCCCCGTTGCCGTACCGATGGGGAAATTTGCCATGTACCCAGACTGGCGACCCGATGCCGACTTTACCCGCCAGGCCGCGTTATGGGGCGTGGCACTAAGAGAACCCGCTACCGCCGAAGAACTGGCCTCATTCATTGCCTACTGGCAGGCGGAAGGTAAAGTTTTTCACCATGTGCAGTGGCAGCAAAAACTGGCGCGCAGTCTGCAAATTGGCCGCGCCAGCAACGGCGGACTAGCCAAACGAGATGTGAACACGGTCAGCGAACCTGACAGCCAAATTCCACCAGGATTCAGAGGGTAA
- the dnaC gene encoding DNA replication protein DnaC gives MKNVGDLMQRLQKMMPAHIKPAFKTGEELLAWQKEQGALRSAALERENRAMKMQRTFNRSGIRPLHQNCSFENYRVECEGQMNALSKARQYVEEFDGNIASFIFSGKPGTGKNHLAAAICNELLLRGKSVLIITVADIMSAMKDTFRNSGVSEEQLLNDLSNVDLLVIDEIGVQTESKYEKVIINQIVDRRSSSKRPTGMLTNSNMEEMTKLLGERVMDRMRLGNSLWVIFNWDSYRSRVTGKEY, from the coding sequence ATGAAAAACGTTGGCGACCTGATGCAACGCCTGCAAAAAATGATGCCTGCCCATATCAAACCCGCCTTCAAAACGGGTGAAGAACTTCTGGCGTGGCAGAAAGAACAAGGGGCGCTCCGCTCCGCCGCTCTGGAGCGCGAGAATCGGGCGATGAAAATGCAGCGCACCTTTAACCGCTCCGGCATTCGTCCGCTGCATCAGAACTGTTCCTTTGAGAACTATCGTGTTGAATGCGAAGGGCAGATGAATGCGTTGAGCAAAGCGCGTCAATATGTCGAAGAGTTCGACGGCAACATCGCCAGCTTTATCTTTTCTGGCAAGCCGGGCACCGGTAAAAACCATCTGGCGGCGGCAATCTGCAACGAACTACTGCTGCGCGGCAAATCGGTATTGATTATTACTGTTGCCGATATTATGTCGGCGATGAAAGATACCTTCAGAAATAGCGGCGTCAGTGAAGAACAACTGCTCAACGATCTGAGCAACGTTGATCTACTGGTGATCGACGAGATCGGCGTGCAGACCGAATCTAAATACGAAAAAGTGATCATCAATCAGATCGTCGATCGTCGTTCTTCTTCCAAGCGCCCAACCGGAATGCTGACGAACAGCAATATGGAAGAAATGACGAAGTTGCTGGGCGAGCGTGTTATGGATCGTATGCGCCTGGGTAACAGTCTGTGGGTGATCTTCAACTGGGACAGTTATCGTAGTCGGGTAACGGGTAAAGAGTATTAA
- the bglJ gene encoding DNA-binding transcriptional activator BglJ: MEHSRIKKRNVALVEKCVMSSIGIESLFRKFAGNPYKLHTYTSQESFQNAMSRISFAAVIFSFSAMRSERREGLSCLTELAIKFPRTRRLVIADDDIEARLIGSLSPSPLDGVLSKASTLEVFHQELFLSLNGVRQATDRLNNQWYINQSRTLSPTEREILRFMSRGYSMTQIAEQLKRNIKTIRAHKFNVMSKLGVSSDAGLLEAADILLCMRHCETSNVLHPF; this comes from the coding sequence ATGGAACACAGCCGAATTAAGAAGAGAAATGTCGCACTCGTAGAAAAATGCGTCATGAGCAGTATCGGTATTGAGAGTTTATTCAGAAAGTTTGCGGGTAACCCTTATAAGCTCCACACCTATACCAGTCAGGAGTCGTTTCAGAATGCAATGTCGCGGATCTCGTTCGCGGCGGTCATTTTTTCTTTTTCTGCCATGAGAAGTGAGCGCAGAGAAGGATTATCTTGCCTGACTGAGCTGGCGATTAAATTTCCGCGTACCCGACGTTTGGTTATTGCAGATGATGATATTGAAGCACGGTTGATTGGTTCATTATCTCCATCTCCGCTGGACGGAGTATTAAGTAAAGCATCGACGCTGGAAGTTTTTCATCAGGAGTTGTTTCTGTCATTAAATGGTGTGCGTCAGGCGACAGATCGGCTGAATAATCAGTGGTACATTAACCAAAGCCGGACGTTAAGCCCAACGGAGAGAGAAATATTGCGTTTTATGTCGCGTGGCTACTCAATGACACAAATTGCCGAGCAGCTTAAACGCAATATTAAAACGATCCGGGCGCATAAATTTAATGTGATGTCGAAACTGGGCGTCAGTTCTGATGCGGGGTTGTTGGAGGCCGCAGATATTCTGTTATGTATGCGGCATTGCGAAACAAGTAACGTGTTGCATCCCTTTTAA
- a CDS encoding DUF1435 domain-containing protein: MLQRMLGSGWGVLLPGLLIAGMTYADLSPDQWRIVILMGLVLTPLMLYHKQLRHYVLLPSCLALISGVMLMIIKWNQG, from the coding sequence ATGTTGCAACGTATGCTGGGCAGTGGTTGGGGAGTGTTGCTGCCGGGATTGCTGATTGCAGGGATGACGTATGCGGATTTATCGCCGGATCAGTGGCGGATTGTCATTCTGATGGGATTAGTGTTGACGCCGCTGATGCTATATCACAAACAGTTACGGCATTACGTTTTACTACCATCGTGCCTGGCGCTTATTTCTGGCGTCATGTTAATGATAATAAAGTGGAATCAGGGATGA
- the osmY gene encoding molecular chaperone OsmY, protein MTMTRLKISKTLLAVMLTSAVATGSAYAENNAQTTNESAGQKVDSSMNKVGNFMDDSAITAKVKAALVDHENIKSTDISVKTDQKVVTLSGFVESQAQAEEAVKVAKGVEGVTSVSDKLHVRDAKESSVKGYAGDTATTSEIKAKLLADDIVPSRKVKVETTDGVVQLSGTVDSQAQSDRAESIAKAVDGVKSVKNDLKTK, encoded by the coding sequence ATGACTATGACAAGACTGAAGATTTCGAAAACTCTGCTGGCTGTAATGCTGACCTCTGCCGTCGCGACCGGTTCTGCCTACGCGGAAAACAACGCGCAGACCACCAATGAAAGCGCAGGGCAAAAAGTCGATAGCTCTATGAATAAAGTCGGTAATTTCATGGATGACAGCGCCATCACAGCGAAAGTGAAGGCGGCTCTGGTGGATCATGAAAATATCAAGAGCACTGATATCTCTGTCAAAACCGATCAAAAAGTCGTGACTTTAAGCGGATTTGTTGAAAGCCAGGCACAGGCCGAAGAGGCAGTGAAAGTGGCGAAAGGCGTTGAAGGCGTGACCTCCGTCAGCGACAAACTGCACGTTCGCGACGCTAAAGAAAGCTCCGTGAAGGGTTACGCCGGTGACACCGCCACCACCAGTGAAATCAAAGCCAAACTGCTGGCGGACGACATTGTTCCTTCACGTAAAGTGAAAGTTGAAACCACCGATGGCGTGGTTCAGCTCTCCGGAACCGTAGATTCTCAGGCACAGAGCGACCGTGCTGAAAGTATCGCCAAAGCGGTAGATGGTGTGAAAAGCGTTAAAAATGATCTGAAAACTAAGTAA
- a CDS encoding threonine/serine exporter: MGVIEFLIALVQDMILAAIPAVGFAMVFNVPVRALRWCALLGAIGHGSRMILMTTGLNIEWSTFMASMLVGTIGIQWSRWYLAHPKVFTVAAVIPMFPGISAYTAMISAVKISQLGYSEPLMITLLTNFLTASSIVGALSIGLSIPGLWLYRKRPRV; encoded by the coding sequence ATGGGTGTGATCGAATTTCTCATAGCGTTGGTGCAGGATATGATCCTCGCGGCAATTCCTGCGGTCGGATTTGCGATGGTATTCAACGTTCCGGTTCGAGCGTTACGCTGGTGTGCGCTGCTTGGCGCGATTGGTCATGGTTCACGAATGATCTTAATGACTACCGGGCTGAATATTGAGTGGTCAACCTTTATGGCCTCTATGCTGGTCGGCACCATTGGAATTCAATGGTCGCGCTGGTATCTGGCGCATCCAAAAGTCTTTACCGTGGCGGCCGTTATCCCTATGTTCCCTGGCATCTCTGCTTATACAGCAATGATTTCAGCTGTAAAAATCAGTCAGTTAGGTTACAGCGAGCCGTTGATGATTACCCTGTTAACCAACTTTCTTACGGCGTCATCAATTGTTGGAGCATTATCCATCGGCCTTTCCATTCCTGGATTATGGTTGTACCGCAAGCGCCCTCGCGTATAA
- the fhuF gene encoding siderophore-iron reductase FhuF — protein MAYRSAPLYEDVIWRTHLQPQNAGLAESVRATIAEHRGHLLEFIRLDEPAPLNAMTLAQWSSPNALRSLLAVYSDHIYRNQPMMIRENKPLISLWAQWYIGLMVPPLMLALLTQEKALDLSPEHFHVEFHETGRAACFWVDVCEDKNATTHSPQQRMETLISQALVPVVQALEATGEINGKLIWSNTGYLINWYLTEMKQLLGEAAVESLRHALFFEKTLTTGEDNPLWRTVVLRDGLLVRRTCCQRYRLPDVQQCGDCTLK, from the coding sequence ATGGCCTATCGTTCTGCACCGCTCTATGAAGATGTTATCTGGCGAACGCATCTCCAGCCGCAGAATGCTGGGCTTGCGGAATCAGTACGGGCGACGATCGCAGAACATCGTGGACATTTGCTGGAGTTTATCCGTCTGGATGAACCCGCCCCGCTTAACGCCATGACACTGGCGCAATGGTCATCACCGAATGCGCTACGTTCTCTACTGGCGGTCTATTCCGATCATATCTACCGTAATCAACCGATGATGATCCGTGAGAACAAACCGCTGATCTCACTCTGGGCGCAATGGTATATCGGCCTGATGGTGCCACCCTTAATGCTGGCGCTGCTGACGCAGGAAAAAGCGTTAGACCTTTCTCCAGAACATTTCCACGTTGAGTTTCACGAAACCGGGCGCGCAGCCTGTTTCTGGGTCGATGTATGTGAAGATAAAAACGCAACAACGCATTCTCCACAACAACGAATGGAAACGTTAATCAGCCAGGCGCTTGTCCCGGTAGTGCAGGCATTAGAAGCAACTGGAGAGATCAACGGCAAACTCATCTGGAGTAATACCGGTTATTTGATCAACTGGTATCTGACAGAGATGAAGCAGTTGCTCGGCGAGGCAGCGGTTGAATCGCTGCGTCATGCCCTGTTTTTTGAGAAAACGCTCACTACAGGTGAAGATAATCCACTCTGGCGTACAGTAGTGCTACGCGATGGTCTGCTGGTACGCCGTACCTGCTGCCAGCGTTATCGCCTACCGGATGTGCAGCAATGTGGTGACTGTACGCTGAAATAA
- the yjjG gene encoding pyrimidine 5'-nucleotidase: MKWDWIFFDADETLFTFDSFTGLQRMFLDYSVTFTAEDFQDYQAVNKPLWVDYQNGAITSLQLQHGRFESWAERLNVEPGKLNAAFINAMAEICTPLPGAVSLLNAIRGNAKIGIITNGFSALQQVRLERTGLRDYFDLLVISEEVGVAKPNKKIFDYALEQAGNPDRSRVLMVGDTAESDILGGINAGLATCWLNAHNREQPEGIAPTWTVSSLHELEQLLCKH; encoded by the coding sequence ATGAAGTGGGACTGGATTTTCTTTGATGCCGATGAAACGCTGTTTACTTTTGACTCGTTCACCGGCCTGCAGCGGATGTTCCTTGACTACAGCGTCACCTTTACCGCTGAAGATTTTCAGGACTATCAGGCCGTTAACAAACCACTGTGGGTGGATTATCAAAACGGCGCGATCACTTCATTACAGCTCCAGCACGGGCGTTTTGAAAGCTGGGCCGAACGGCTGAACGTCGAGCCGGGTAAACTCAACGCTGCCTTTATTAATGCGATGGCGGAAATCTGCACACCGCTGCCTGGCGCGGTTTCCCTGCTTAACGCCATTCGCGGCAATGCCAAAATCGGCATCATCACCAACGGTTTTAGTGCCTTGCAGCAAGTGCGTCTGGAACGAACGGGTTTGCGTGATTATTTCGATTTGCTGGTGATTTCCGAAGAAGTTGGCGTTGCCAAACCGAATAAGAAAATTTTCGATTATGCGCTGGAACAGGCGGGCAATCCTGACCGTTCACGCGTGCTAATGGTTGGTGACACTGCTGAGTCCGATATTCTCGGTGGCATCAACGCCGGGCTTGCTACCTGCTGGCTGAATGCGCACAATCGCGAGCAACCAGAAGGCATTGCGCCCACCTGGACCGTTTCTTCGTTGCACGAACTGGAGCAACTCCTGTGTAAACACTGA